CGCCATCGAAAAGAACCTCGACGACGCGGTGAGGTACCTCGAAGAGCGCATAAAGGAATACGACGACGCGATAGCGAAGACCCAGGAGGCGCTTAGGAAGCTCGAGGGCCAGCTCGGAGAGCTCGCCAAGAAGGCGCAGGAGATACAGCAGAGGCAGGCCATGGGCTTCAGCGTGAAGAGATGACCCGCTTCGATTCTCTCGGATTTTAAAATTTTGCACATTATGTTGCATTAATTACTGGAAGACCGGCTATTTAGTGCTGTTTGGTCCGGTAACGTGTTCCATAAACTTGAGATACCTTTAAATTCCGTGTGTCGTAACATCACGTTTGATATGAAAGAAACGAAACTAAAGCTGAAGCTGATAACGTTGCCGATCCTTCTGTTACTTCTCGCGGGGACCTTTGGGTTAGCTGTACCCAGCATTAACGTGAACGTTCAGGAGATCGGTGCAGGCTCTCAGAGGCTTGTTTCCCCCGTTCTCCAGGGGTCGATATGGTTTAGCACGGGATTAACCTCCGGTGAGCTAGTTTTCTCGGAAGATCTCCCCGCGGGAACGCAGATCTATGTTTCTCTTCGAGACGCCAACAACAACACCGTTGCATACAACTACTCCATTGTTCTCACTTCGGATTTAACTGCTGGAAGTGTTCTGAATTACTCCCTCATCAATCCAAACGGGGCCAGCAGAGCCGATGTCGTCAGGGCCGTCGTGACCGTTATGACTCCCAACTATCAGACAACGTTCACCTCTGGTAATATACTGGTCACGAGCAGGGAGCTGGGGGTTGGGATCGCAAACACCACCGTCTTCTGCATTCCGATAACCGTCAAGGAAAACAGCGGGCAGACCCTCTACAACTACAGCGTTCTGGTCGTCTTGGACGATAGTGCCAATAGCAACAGCGAGAACTGGAGCGTTGATTGGAACGTCATCAACGCAACCAACCTGTACTTCACCGATGACGATGGTAACCCTCTGTATTTCTGGGTTCAATACTTGGACACCAACAACAGGATAGCCTACCTGTGGGTAAAGCTCCCGGAACTGGACGCAGGTGCTTCCCGTACAATATGCCTGACTTATGGTGTGTGGCCCAACCCTTACGTCAGTTATAATGACCCGGACAATGTTTTCCTGCTTTTTGATGACTTCGAGGGTTCCTCGCTGAACACGGAAAAGTGGAACGTCCACGGGGACCCTGTGGTGTCAAACAGTGTGTTAAGTCTAAGCAGCGGCCAGTGGATATGGAGCAAAAAGGAAATGCCGAGCGACTCTTTTCAAATCTTAATACAATCAAGCCGGCTTAGGGCGTCTCCTTTCTTTATGTGGTACATAGACAACAGATCCCTTGCATGGGCCGAGGTTTTCAATGGTTCATCTTGGAGTGCGACTGATGAACTGTGGGTTTTTAACGTTAGCTCTGGAAAGTGGGGGGTTTCATACAGCGGTGGGGGATCCCCTGTTCTCTGGAGCAATAACCTCATAAACATTACAGTGCTACCTTACAACCTAACCCACGTTGTGGTTTTTATCTACGAAGACTCGAGTTTGATCTCCTATTATATACTCCCGAAGGAACCTCCCGAGCCTGTTGGCATCGGTCAGTGGTACTACTACAATTGGAGGGGCATACCTCGTAGTAGGACTTCCTCCTACGACTGGATACTCGTTCGCAGATATGTCTATCCAGAGCCCTCTGTCTCGGTTGGGTACTTGTACTACAAACTTGTCTTCCACCCACAGCCCCCAGCCACCGCAACCGCTTCCTCTTCGGTGACCACTTCACCTGCCGGAGCACTCGCACCACTCTCGATTCCAGGGTTAAACGATGCCCTGCTGGCTGGAAAGAGCGTCCCGCTCAGGTTCCCGATTTCCCCTGAAGTGCCCTCGAACAACACTCCGTTAATTCGGGTGGGCAACGGTACTGAAGAAAGAATAAAGAATCTGGTTTCCAACCTCACTCCCGTTGCCGACGGTCCTTAGCGTACCACTCCACCGTCTTTTTCAGCCCTTCCTCAAGGCTCCACTCCGGCTCGAAGCCGAGCTCCCTTATCTCGCTTATATCCGCCAAGCTGTGTCTTATGTCGCCGGGCCGCGGCTTATCAAATATTATCGAGCTTGTCGCGCCAGTTATCTCGATCACCTTCATCGCGAGCTCCAGAATGCTCGTTTGCCTTCCAGTGGCAACGTTGAAGACCTTTCCGTTCGCTTTCCTGCTCTCAGCGACGAGGAGGTTTGCTTTAACCACGTCCTTCACGTAGATGAAATCCCTCGTCTGCTTGCCGTCACCGAAGATGACGAGCGGCTCGTTCCTCAGCGCGCGGCTGATGAAAATGCTTATCACTCCCGCGTACTGGTTGGCACTCTGCCTTGGACCAAAGACGTTGAAGTAGCGGAGCGCGACAACTGGAAGGCCGTAGAGCTCGTGGTAAACGCGGAGATACTCCTCGGCGGTCGCCTTCGTCACGCCGTAGGGCGAGAGCGGTTTCGGCCTCTCAGATTCCTTCAGCGGCAGGTTTGGATTGTCACCGTAAACCGCCGCAGAGGAGGCAAAAATCAGCTTCCCGTGGCCCTCGAGGAGTGCCCTCAAAATGTTCAGGGTGCCTATAACGTTTACCTCCTCGGTGAAGACCGGGTCGCGAATGCTCTCGACGACGCTCACCTGGGCCGCCTCGTGGAAGACGTAGTCCGCCTGGCCTATCAGCTCGGCTATCGCTTCGTAGTCCCTTATGTCCGCCTTAACTAGCTTCGCCCCAGGAGGGACGTTCTCCTCCTTCCCCGTGTAGAGGTTGTCGATGACGATTACCTCGTTGTCCTTCACCAGCTCCCAGGCGATGTGGGAGCCTATGAATCCCGCTCCCCCGGTAACGACCACCAGCTTGTTCCTCATCGCTACCCCCTTAGGTAGTGTTTGCCGCGGGTTTTAACCTTTTGCCGGACTGCCCCGGCATTGTTTGACAGATTAATGCCTAATTCGAAACCATTATAAGCCCCCTCTTGACTTAAACATGGGTAAGGAGCCATGCCGAGCTACATCGTTGTTGGCGGTCAATGGGGAGACGAGGGCAAGGGTTCCATCATAGCGTACCTTGCCTTGAAGGACGGGCCTGAGGTAATAGCGCGCGGCGGTGTCGGGACGAACGCGGGCCACAGCGTTTTCATCAACGGCAAAAGGTACGCGGTTAGACAGCTCCCGACGGGTTTTGTGCAGACCAAAGCGAGGCTTCTCGTCGGAGCGGGCGTTTTGGTGGACCCCGAGGTTTTCTTCCACGAGCTTGAGCACCTTAAGGACTTCAACGTCTCTGAAAGGGTTGGCATCGACTACCGCTGTGCGATAATCGAGGAGAGGCACAAGGAA
This Thermococcus cleftensis DNA region includes the following protein-coding sequences:
- a CDS encoding DUF2341 domain-containing protein gives rise to the protein MKETKLKLKLITLPILLLLLAGTFGLAVPSINVNVQEIGAGSQRLVSPVLQGSIWFSTGLTSGELVFSEDLPAGTQIYVSLRDANNNTVAYNYSIVLTSDLTAGSVLNYSLINPNGASRADVVRAVVTVMTPNYQTTFTSGNILVTSRELGVGIANTTVFCIPITVKENSGQTLYNYSVLVVLDDSANSNSENWSVDWNVINATNLYFTDDDGNPLYFWVQYLDTNNRIAYLWVKLPELDAGASRTICLTYGVWPNPYVSYNDPDNVFLLFDDFEGSSLNTEKWNVHGDPVVSNSVLSLSSGQWIWSKKEMPSDSFQILIQSSRLRASPFFMWYIDNRSLAWAEVFNGSSWSATDELWVFNVSSGKWGVSYSGGGSPVLWSNNLINITVLPYNLTHVVVFIYEDSSLISYYILPKEPPEPVGIGQWYYYNWRGIPRSRTSSYDWILVRRYVYPEPSVSVGYLYYKLVFHPQPPATATASSSVTTSPAGALAPLSIPGLNDALLAGKSVPLRFPISPEVPSNNTPLIRVGNGTEERIKNLVSNLTPVADGP
- a CDS encoding SDR family oxidoreductase, translated to MRNKLVVVTGGAGFIGSHIAWELVKDNEVIVIDNLYTGKEENVPPGAKLVKADIRDYEAIAELIGQADYVFHEAAQVSVVESIRDPVFTEEVNVIGTLNILRALLEGHGKLIFASSAAVYGDNPNLPLKESERPKPLSPYGVTKATAEEYLRVYHELYGLPVVALRYFNVFGPRQSANQYAGVISIFISRALRNEPLVIFGDGKQTRDFIYVKDVVKANLLVAESRKANGKVFNVATGRQTSILELAMKVIEITGATSSIIFDKPRPGDIRHSLADISEIRELGFEPEWSLEEGLKKTVEWYAKDRRQRE